A single genomic interval of Pirellulales bacterium harbors:
- a CDS encoding PQQ-dependent sugar dehydrogenase, protein MSIITDEGPNQGIGIRLAILVVAMLAICARAAGEAASEAPRALPPPPQAGKVIKTGYKVTEIAKGLDHPWSMAFLPDGSILVTERVGRLRLIKGGALLPEPIAGVPPVHTGSQAGLFDIVLHPKFAENNTVYLTYAAGTASANGTQVARARFDGGALQDLHVIFKAMPLKDTDNHYGARMAFLPDGTFALTIGEGFEYREKAQDLSSDLGKIVRLNDDGSIPKDNPYVGQAPVRPEIYSWGHRNEQGLAFDAQSGRLYETEHGPHGGDELNIIVPRRNYGWPVITYGMDYSGAYVSPYTQRAGLEQPVIYWTPSMAPSGLAVYRGDKFPAWRGDLFVGALAFKHLRRVHLDEHGEVVDQEQLLNDLNWRIRDVRAAPDGYLYVCTDEPDGRVLRLEPAI, encoded by the coding sequence GTGTCCATCATAACGGATGAGGGTCCAAACCAAGGCATCGGCATTCGGCTTGCAATCCTGGTTGTCGCGATGTTGGCAATTTGTGCCCGAGCGGCCGGCGAAGCGGCATCCGAGGCGCCGCGAGCGCTACCGCCTCCGCCGCAGGCGGGCAAAGTGATCAAGACGGGGTATAAGGTCACCGAGATCGCAAAGGGTTTGGATCATCCCTGGTCGATGGCATTCCTGCCGGACGGTTCGATATTGGTGACGGAACGGGTGGGGCGGTTGCGCTTGATCAAAGGCGGCGCGTTGCTACCCGAGCCGATCGCGGGTGTGCCTCCGGTGCACACGGGTAGTCAAGCGGGTCTGTTCGACATCGTCCTGCATCCGAAATTCGCAGAAAACAATACCGTCTATCTCACTTATGCGGCGGGAACGGCCTCTGCCAATGGCACGCAAGTCGCGCGCGCTCGCTTCGACGGCGGTGCGCTCCAAGACTTGCATGTGATCTTCAAGGCCATGCCGCTAAAGGATACCGATAACCACTACGGCGCGCGCATGGCATTCCTGCCTGACGGCACATTCGCGCTTACGATCGGCGAAGGATTCGAATACCGTGAAAAGGCGCAGGACTTGTCGTCGGATCTCGGAAAGATTGTCCGCTTGAACGATGACGGCAGCATACCGAAGGACAATCCATATGTTGGCCAAGCTCCGGTCCGCCCGGAAATCTATAGCTGGGGACATCGCAATGAGCAGGGCTTGGCCTTCGATGCCCAAAGCGGACGGCTCTACGAAACGGAGCATGGCCCGCACGGCGGAGATGAATTGAATATCATCGTCCCGCGCAGGAATTATGGCTGGCCGGTGATTACCTATGGCATGGACTATTCCGGCGCTTATGTTTCTCCCTACACCCAGCGTGCGGGTCTCGAACAACCGGTGATCTACTGGACTCCGTCGATGGCGCCTTCAGGGCTTGCCGTGTATCGAGGCGACAAATTTCCAGCGTGGCGCGGCGATCTTTTCGTCGGCGCTTTGGCGTTCAAGCATTTGCGCCGCGTCCATTTGGATGAGCATGGGGAAGTGGTCGATCAGGAACAGTTGCTGAACGATTTAAACTGGCGCATTCGCGACGTGCGAGCGGCACCCGATGGTTATCTGTATGTCTGCACGGACGAGCCCGATGGACGGGTGCTGCGGCTCGAACCGGCGATCTGA
- a CDS encoding RHS repeat-associated core domain-containing protein, with protein sequence MYNNLGQISNVTRASGPSETRGYGSDLRLSSQAYSFSDTSKNVIFSYTFNLAGQPMTMISNNSAYDGTTSPSATSYATDGQNRYTTVGTHTMSYNGRSDLTNDGSNTFIFDGLNRLITLNGTTFSYDALDRRYRSVSGSNNNRLVYSGQQAVASYDVSGNIINRYVPDLPLDRTLLWYPGTSTTVSGANWLVTNAFGSVVAGAFSGTAETTTYDGFGVSGSSGLSAHNGNLGFKGMLSTGSAGFYNARARTYNASQGRFLQPDPAGYADGMNYYSFVHNDPISNSDPTGLICGQPPAVPDPTLLGQTNLQDPVQPTGPDIVVQAPCTPPEPLIVPSPNYQPTPNISPPTIPNLTLPRPLYFAHGEPQFLPCSTLGSLECDACINSFLQNTYGNLGGFLADTFNVQQSIPGISGKSVTDTVYLDLELVGLKQGVPRATIGISRAFNMWTTPSWGEIGGAAALTALDIVGAATVPFASTALFHARLACGG encoded by the coding sequence TTTTCCGATACGAGCAAGAACGTCATCTTCAGTTACACGTTCAACCTGGCCGGCCAGCCGATGACGATGATCTCGAACAATTCGGCTTATGATGGCACGACGTCGCCGTCGGCGACGAGCTACGCGACCGATGGGCAGAACCGCTACACCACGGTGGGTACTCATACCATGAGTTACAACGGCCGCTCGGATCTGACTAACGACGGCTCCAACACTTTCATCTTTGACGGTCTTAACCGACTGATCACGTTAAACGGTACGACCTTCTCTTACGATGCGCTCGATCGGCGCTATCGAAGCGTGTCGGGCTCTAATAACAACCGATTGGTGTATTCCGGGCAGCAGGCAGTCGCGAGCTATGATGTATCCGGCAACATCATCAATCGCTATGTACCGGATTTACCGCTTGATCGAACACTTTTATGGTATCCCGGGACGAGCACCACTGTGAGCGGCGCAAATTGGCTCGTTACCAACGCTTTTGGTTCGGTCGTCGCGGGGGCCTTTTCTGGAACTGCTGAAACGACTACTTATGACGGTTTCGGAGTCTCGGGCTCTTCAGGACTATCAGCGCACAACGGCAACCTGGGATTTAAAGGCATGCTGTCTACCGGCTCGGCAGGTTTCTATAATGCGCGCGCCCGAACTTACAATGCGAGTCAGGGCAGATTTTTACAGCCCGATCCAGCAGGCTATGCGGACGGCATGAATTACTATTCGTTTGTACACAACGATCCTATTAGTAATAGCGATCCCACTGGTCTGATCTGTGGGCAGCCACCAGCTGTTCCTGATCCGACACTTCTTGGTCAAACTAATTTGCAAGATCCAGTTCAGCCCACGGGGCCGGACATAGTAGTCCAGGCACCGTGTACTCCTCCGGAACCATTGATAGTTCCATCGCCAAACTATCAACCCACACCGAATATCTCTCCACCGACGATTCCTAACCTAACCCTACCGCGACCGTTGTATTTCGCGCACGGGGAGCCGCAATTTCTGCCATGCAGTACTCTCGGGTCGCTGGAATGCGATGCATGCATTAACAGCTTTCTGCAAAACACCTATGGAAATCTTGGCGGTTTCCTAGCGGATACGTTTAATGTACAACAGTCAATTCCTGGGATTTCTGGGAAATCGGTAACCGATACCGTATACCTTGATCTTGAGCTGGTCGGCCTGAAACAGGGGGTGCCACGTGCGACAATAGGCATCAGCAGAGCATTTAATATGTGGACGACTCCAAGCTGGGGCGAAATCGGTGGTGCCGCGGCCCTAACTGCACTTGATATTGTCGGCGCAGCGACTGTTCCATTCGCATCTACAGCCTTATTTCACGCCAGGCTCGCTTGTGGAGGTTAA